One genomic segment of Hymenobacter psoromatis includes these proteins:
- a CDS encoding DUF4468 domain-containing protein, whose amino-acid sequence MKLCLLLGVLPLAAVAQTPALISPPLTYHVGPQRAPLYRSYADTARRTSLYLPSQAEADVVQQLSPRWVVIKREGFLYTMPTAALTDYDPADADPLPLDPQTQRITYEGVVPVPGVEEADLYARAAAWVAKTYTPADTIARQPAQGELLVHGARPAVVYRDFQGVPRPVYAGAVRHTLTIYVKDGRYKYQLTNLMHTAGGTLNMKAGGPLEQEKANLFGYAGLGSQKPWTDLKIAATRDARHLMADLQVSMTGQKVVAPEKKKLVKPVKDPHDF is encoded by the coding sequence ATGAAACTATGCTTGCTGCTCGGGGTGCTGCCGCTGGCCGCCGTCGCCCAAACGCCAGCGCTCATCTCGCCGCCCCTCACTTACCATGTAGGGCCGCAAAGAGCGCCGCTCTACCGCTCGTATGCCGACACGGCCCGGCGGACCAGCCTTTATTTGCCTAGCCAAGCCGAAGCCGACGTGGTGCAACAGCTGTCGCCCCGGTGGGTCGTCATCAAGCGGGAAGGCTTTTTGTACACGATGCCCACCGCAGCCCTTACCGACTACGACCCCGCCGATGCTGACCCACTACCCCTCGACCCGCAGACCCAGCGTATTACCTACGAGGGCGTAGTACCGGTGCCGGGCGTGGAGGAGGCCGACCTTTACGCCCGCGCTGCCGCCTGGGTAGCCAAAACCTATACCCCCGCCGATACCATTGCGCGGCAGCCGGCCCAGGGTGAGCTGCTGGTTCACGGGGCCCGCCCCGCCGTGGTCTACCGGGACTTCCAGGGGGTGCCGCGCCCCGTGTACGCGGGCGCGGTCCGGCACACACTCACGATTTACGTTAAGGACGGACGCTACAAATACCAGCTTACCAACCTAATGCATACCGCTGGCGGCACGCTCAACATGAAAGCCGGTGGCCCCCTCGAACAAGAGAAAGCTAACTTATTCGGCTACGCAGGCCTGGGTAGCCAAAAGCCCTGGACCGACCTGAAAATAGCCGCCACCCGCGACGCACGCCACCTGATGGCCGACCTGCAAGTATCCATGACGGGACAAAAAGTGGTCGCCCCTGAGAAAAAGAAGCTAGTCAAGCCTGTCAAAGACCCTCACGATTTTTAG
- a CDS encoding cytochrome b/b6 domain-containing protein: MQTTTAPPAAATHDYSAAMRIWHWGNAALVSGQLLTILFLKVIVNARGAVPELQAALAKSGGSLTPEQGRAVAHVISDRIWTWHVWIGVTLAAFWLFWTVMQALDPAGRRFGARLVAAARRYKLAAPAEHADARHDLLAKLTYAAFYLFITIMVVTGLVLVFADDVPFLHTIEHTTKEIHNVTMYCIIGYMVLHVVGVVWSEVTGEYGLVSRMVSGAERAQTPQD; the protein is encoded by the coding sequence ATGCAAACCACCACTGCGCCGCCCGCCGCCGCTACCCACGACTACTCGGCCGCCATGCGCATCTGGCATTGGGGCAATGCCGCGTTGGTATCGGGGCAGCTGCTCACCATTCTGTTTCTGAAGGTTATCGTGAACGCGCGCGGGGCGGTGCCCGAGTTGCAGGCGGCGCTGGCCAAGAGCGGGGGTAGCCTGACGCCGGAGCAGGGCCGGGCCGTGGCGCACGTCATCAGCGACCGCATCTGGACCTGGCACGTGTGGATAGGCGTAACGCTGGCCGCTTTCTGGCTGTTCTGGACGGTGATGCAGGCCCTGGACCCGGCCGGTCGGCGCTTCGGGGCGCGACTAGTAGCGGCGGCGCGGCGCTACAAGCTAGCCGCCCCGGCCGAACACGCCGATGCCCGGCACGACCTCCTGGCTAAGCTGACCTACGCGGCTTTTTACCTGTTTATTACGATTATGGTCGTGACCGGGCTGGTATTGGTTTTCGCCGATGACGTGCCGTTTTTACATACTATTGAGCACACAACCAAGGAGATTCACAACGTAACGATGTACTGCATTATTGGCTACATGGTGCTACACGTGGTGGGGGTAGTGTGGTCGGAGGTGACTGGCGAATACGGCTTAGTATCGCGCATGGTGAGTGGCGCGGAACGTGCGCAAACCCCGCAAGACTAA
- a CDS encoding TetR/AcrR family transcriptional regulator, which produces MLKTKKSAKRELILTEAAKLFKDRGYSGTSMRDLAGQVGMEAASMYNHIKSKDELLDTICFRISDTYISQLQDIEQQGIPFSEKLSSLVRLHIRLMVEDGAAVSVANHDWKYLLEPRLTEFKQARKTYEKGFASLIEAGIATGEFRPINVSVALFTVLSAVRWVELWYRPGRGLSAEELESNILTVLLGGLEQR; this is translated from the coding sequence ATGCTCAAAACGAAAAAATCGGCTAAGCGCGAGCTGATTCTGACCGAAGCAGCCAAGCTTTTTAAGGACCGGGGCTACAGCGGCACGTCGATGCGCGACCTGGCCGGGCAGGTAGGCATGGAGGCAGCGAGCATGTATAACCACATCAAGTCGAAGGACGAGTTGCTGGATACCATCTGCTTTCGCATCTCGGACACGTACATCTCGCAGCTTCAAGATATTGAGCAGCAAGGCATTCCCTTCAGTGAGAAGCTTAGCTCGCTGGTGCGGCTTCACATTCGGCTGATGGTGGAAGACGGCGCGGCCGTATCAGTGGCCAACCACGACTGGAAATACCTGCTCGAACCTCGCCTCACCGAGTTCAAGCAGGCCCGCAAGACCTACGAAAAGGGGTTTGCCTCGCTGATTGAGGCGGGCATCGCAACAGGCGAATTTCGGCCCATCAACGTATCGGTGGCACTGTTCACGGTGCTGTCGGCGGTGCGCTGGGTGGAATTGTGGTACCGCCCCGGCCGCGGCCTGAGCGCCGAGGAGTTGGAAAGCAATATTCTGACCGTGCTGCTGGGCGGCCTAGAGCAGCGCTAA